A region of Pseudanabaena sp. BC1403 DNA encodes the following proteins:
- a CDS encoding acyltransferase, which translates to MENQVSDDNDLRDRFVPALDIQTEGRKYDYALDGLRGLAALWVAYSHIFFYEFKLDPAYHPTFSFGSFFNAAHGGILIFFALSGYVIGLTNQLPFSKSNAIRYLLRRFIRLYPIYLIAIILGVLASPTDSWKTIVGNLFFLQGGVSALLSGNGVLWTLHYEIVYYIVFLAIWYFRPKVMPLMLGSLTVASLSPWIPLFPPIISGYAAGWVFWLFGLWLAWKQPISGSFAKLPVVSYILLFIATDKLTIGKTLLSNFGFAGIALPEISITDFVYFPLCAVLFSAFTKRQIPYLRLLVMIAIALPLFQTSYLFATKQLFNVDGWVIAAVQMFLGFGLWGWAVSPDIFSKLTFFGSISYGIYVLHMPMLNFVHRISILSGSPISFIIRLFIWTALTLGIAYILELKLQPKIKQWFQKNVLNHI; encoded by the coding sequence ATGGAAAATCAAGTTTCAGATGATAACGATCTACGAGATCGTTTTGTCCCAGCACTTGACATTCAAACAGAAGGTCGCAAATATGATTACGCTTTAGACGGCTTGCGAGGACTGGCGGCGCTCTGGGTTGCCTATTCGCACATATTTTTCTATGAATTTAAGCTCGATCCTGCTTACCATCCCACATTTTCCTTTGGCTCCTTTTTTAATGCGGCTCATGGCGGAATTTTAATTTTCTTTGCTTTATCTGGTTATGTAATTGGACTCACCAATCAATTGCCATTTTCCAAATCCAATGCCATTCGTTATTTATTAAGAAGATTTATTCGTTTATATCCAATCTACCTAATTGCAATTATTTTAGGCGTACTGGCTTCTCCAACAGACTCATGGAAAACGATCGTTGGCAATTTGTTTTTCTTGCAAGGTGGCGTATCGGCATTGTTATCTGGCAATGGAGTGCTTTGGACTTTGCATTATGAAATTGTTTACTACATAGTTTTTCTGGCTATTTGGTATTTTCGCCCCAAAGTTATGCCATTAATGCTTGGTTCACTAACGGTTGCCAGTCTATCTCCTTGGATTCCTTTGTTCCCGCCCATTATTTCGGGTTACGCCGCAGGCTGGGTATTCTGGTTATTTGGATTATGGCTTGCTTGGAAACAGCCAATCTCTGGATCTTTTGCTAAATTGCCAGTTGTCTCTTATATCTTGCTCTTTATTGCTACAGACAAACTAACCATCGGTAAAACCTTATTGAGTAACTTTGGTTTTGCAGGGATTGCCCTACCAGAAATTAGTATTACCGATTTTGTTTACTTTCCTCTATGCGCTGTGCTGTTTTCAGCTTTTACCAAACGACAAATTCCTTATTTACGTTTGCTTGTTATGATCGCGATCGCATTGCCCCTCTTTCAAACCAGCTATCTCTTCGCAACTAAACAGCTCTTTAATGTCGATGGTTGGGTAATTGCCGCAGTGCAAATGTTTTTAGGTTTTGGGCTTTGGGGCTGGGCAGTAAGTCCCGATATATTTTCCAAGCTGACGTTTTTTGGCAGTATCTCCTACGGTATTTATGTTTTACATATGCCCATGCTGAATTTTGTGCATAGAATTTCTATCTTGAGCGGTTCCCCCATCAGTTTTATAATTCGCCTATTTATATGGACTGCTCTAACCCTTGGTATTGCTTATATATTGGAACTCAAGTTGCAACCTAAGATCAAGCAATGGTTTCAGAAAAATGTCCTTAATCACATCTAG
- a CDS encoding UDP-glucuronic acid decarboxylase family protein yields the protein MKTIVTGGAGFIGSHLVDRLMESGHEVICIDNLYTGRTSNNSQWSNHPNFQFIKHDIVDSIMINNVDQIYHLACPASPVHYQSDPIQTAKTNFLGTLNMLELAKQSKARILLASTSEVYGDPLIHPQVESYWGNVNCTGIRSCYDEGKRIAETITFDYHRQFDIEIRVARIFNTHGARMLENDGRVVSNFVVQALKGIPLTIYGDGSQTRSFCYVSDLVEGLIRLMNGNYIGPVNLGNPGEYTILQLAQTIQNMIDPTTEIIFKPLPQDDPQRRQPDISQAKLHLGWEPTVQLTDGLSKTIAYFRDRVNNKEL from the coding sequence ATGAAAACTATAGTTACTGGCGGTGCTGGCTTCATTGGATCGCATCTAGTTGATCGCTTGATGGAATCTGGGCATGAAGTTATTTGCATTGATAACCTTTACACGGGAAGGACATCTAATAACTCTCAATGGAGCAATCATCCTAACTTTCAATTTATTAAGCATGATATTGTCGATTCGATCATGATTAACAATGTCGATCAAATTTATCACCTTGCTTGTCCAGCCTCACCAGTACATTATCAATCTGATCCAATTCAAACTGCTAAAACCAATTTTTTAGGAACGCTAAATATGTTGGAATTGGCTAAACAGTCCAAAGCAAGAATTTTGTTAGCTTCGACTTCGGAAGTTTACGGGGATCCTCTAATTCATCCCCAAGTCGAAAGCTACTGGGGTAACGTCAATTGCACAGGCATTCGCAGTTGCTATGACGAAGGTAAACGCATTGCAGAGACGATAACTTTTGATTATCATCGTCAGTTTGACATTGAGATTCGTGTTGCACGGATTTTCAATACCCATGGTGCGCGAATGCTTGAAAACGATGGACGTGTCGTTAGTAATTTTGTGGTTCAAGCTCTTAAAGGAATTCCGCTCACTATTTATGGAGATGGCTCTCAGACTCGTAGCTTTTGCTATGTATCAGATCTTGTAGAAGGATTGATACGTTTGATGAATGGTAATTACATTGGTCCTGTGAACTTGGGAAATCCTGGAGAATATACAATTCTGCAATTGGCTCAAACCATTCAAAATATGATCGATCCCACAACAGAAATAATCTTTAAGCCTCTGCCTCAAGATGATCCCCAACGCCGCCAACCCGATATTTCGCAAGCTAAATTGCATTTAGGTTGGGAGCCAACCGTTCAGTTAACAGATGGTCTATCAAAGACGATCGCTTATTTCCGCGATCGCGTAAATAATAAGGAATTATAA
- a CDS encoding murein hydrolase activator EnvC → MRDRHYWQKIISKPWLINSPKIQKIGQIIARLFWGLGIAIVAIAICCILTLAQIAPTQAQSVDELKNYQNFVDQQRQIIQKQQEQINALTKPAQSRLDALKRNVRVTDTQIKDNEKKIRQAREQLQKLSTKLQDLEYDLNKRRGATTARLQYLQRQQLQRWWVTLLSSQDLNQFADRRRQIERIYDRDRKLLEDLTQRSNQVEKQRNQIVAQKNEIELLTQKLKYQKSNIEAEAVAQQNTIDRLKSDRQALSQAEDRLAEDSRRLSQIILAKVQPYDGLILPPGTGQLMYPTIGPVTSNFGWRTHPILGTERFHSGIDFGADYGSLIYASAEGRVIYADWYGGYGNAVIVDHGNGMTTLYAHCSDLYVKDGDVVAKGQPIAAVGSTGFSTGPHLHFELRANGEPVDPAAYL, encoded by the coding sequence ATGCGCGATCGCCATTATTGGCAAAAAATAATTAGCAAGCCTTGGTTGATTAATTCCCCAAAAATACAAAAAATTGGGCAGATAATTGCGCGTCTATTTTGGGGTTTAGGAATAGCAATTGTGGCGATCGCGATATGCTGCATCTTAACGCTAGCGCAGATTGCTCCAACGCAAGCTCAGTCTGTGGATGAGCTAAAAAATTATCAAAACTTTGTCGATCAACAACGACAAATTATCCAGAAACAACAAGAACAAATTAACGCTCTCACTAAGCCTGCTCAATCTCGGCTTGATGCTTTAAAGCGAAATGTTAGGGTTACGGATACTCAGATTAAAGACAACGAGAAAAAAATTCGTCAAGCAAGAGAGCAACTCCAAAAACTCAGTACAAAACTACAAGATCTAGAGTACGACCTCAATAAAAGACGTGGCGCAACTACGGCGCGGTTGCAATATTTGCAAAGGCAACAATTACAACGTTGGTGGGTAACGCTCCTCAGCAGCCAAGATCTAAATCAATTTGCCGATCGCCGTCGTCAAATTGAGCGCATTTATGACCGCGATCGCAAGCTTCTTGAAGACTTGACTCAAAGATCTAATCAAGTCGAAAAACAGCGTAATCAGATAGTTGCTCAAAAAAATGAGATTGAGCTATTGACTCAAAAACTGAAATATCAAAAATCTAATATTGAAGCTGAAGCTGTTGCTCAGCAAAATACGATTGATCGGTTAAAGAGCGATCGCCAAGCATTATCTCAAGCTGAAGATCGCCTTGCGGAAGATTCGCGTCGTCTATCGCAAATTATTTTGGCAAAAGTACAGCCCTATGATGGACTAATTCTGCCTCCAGGGACTGGACAACTGATGTACCCGACGATTGGGCCAGTGACTAGCAACTTTGGTTGGCGTACACATCCAATTTTGGGAACCGAGCGCTTCCACTCAGGTATCGATTTTGGCGCTGATTACGGCAGTTTAATTTATGCGAGTGCAGAGGGGCGAGTAATTTATGCGGATTGGTATGGGGGCTATGGTAATGCTGTGATTGTTGATCATGGAAATGGGATGACCACGCTTTATGCCCATTGTAGTGATCTATATGTTAAGGATGGCGATGTTGTCGCTAAAGGTCAACCAATCGCAGCAGTTGGTTCTACAGGCTTTTCGACTGGTCCACATTTACACTTTGAGTTGCGAGCAAATGGAGAGCCTGTCGATCCCGCCGCATATCTCTAG
- a CDS encoding HAD family hydrolase, with amino-acid sequence MRSPQVIYVDAVGTLFGVRGSVGEQYAKIATDFDVSLDPQLINRAFYEVFQTAPRIAFPNLPQSDILTAEYQWWRSLAEKTFSQTGDLAKFLDFEGFFKSLYAYFATAEPWFIYEDTRLALDAWQQQGITLGVLSNFDSRIYSVMANLDLEDYFSSITISTEIGAAKPDPLIFAAALAKHQIEGSPDLAWHIGDSFSEDYVGASAIGIKSFWLNRDRQPTTNIAKQSARTIDKLTFLAVDEIFIR; translated from the coding sequence ATGCGATCGCCACAGGTTATTTATGTAGATGCAGTTGGTACTTTGTTTGGGGTTAGAGGTAGTGTGGGTGAACAATATGCCAAAATTGCGACAGATTTTGATGTTAGCCTTGACCCTCAGTTAATTAATCGCGCTTTTTACGAAGTTTTTCAAACTGCACCAAGGATTGCTTTTCCTAATTTGCCCCAGTCTGATATCCTGACCGCTGAATATCAATGGTGGCGATCGCTTGCTGAAAAAACTTTTAGTCAAACAGGTGATTTAGCAAAATTCCTAGACTTTGAAGGCTTCTTTAAGAGTCTTTATGCTTATTTTGCAACAGCTGAACCTTGGTTTATTTATGAAGATACTCGATTAGCGCTGGATGCATGGCAGCAACAAGGCATTACTTTGGGCGTGCTATCAAATTTTGACAGTCGGATCTACTCGGTCATGGCGAATTTAGACCTAGAGGATTACTTTAGTTCAATTACAATCTCCACGGAAATTGGCGCAGCTAAGCCAGATCCCTTGATTTTTGCAGCAGCACTTGCAAAACATCAAATTGAGGGCTCGCCTGATTTGGCATGGCATATTGGTGATAGTTTTAGCGAAGATTACGTAGGGGCTTCTGCGATTGGAATTAAATCATTTTGGCTAAATCGAGATCGTCAACCAACCACAAATATAGCTAAGCAGTCAGCACGTACCATTGATAAGTTGACTTTTCTTGCAGTAGACGAAATATTTATACGTTAA
- a CDS encoding pentapeptide repeat-containing protein, which yields MAKEEFIKLLNQGVNIWNKWRESHPDIRGVDLSEIQLEDLDLTGIDLSMVNLRGAKLHNVKMSSANLRGADLSMANLRGIVLKGANLSASHLSMVCLSEADLSQANLSGADLRGSNLRLAKLDLADLSTTKLNMSSLNGSSMIGAILIGANLSRAELREANLAGTDFSRANLSEADLSHSNLNVSTLVGTDLIGATLVDIDLSESNLTRANLIGANLYRANLCGCDLIGADLRGANCSEAYFIGADLSRADLNRAEFTSANLSKANFSGANTETTDFQDAILPDVW from the coding sequence GTGGCGAAAGAAGAATTTATAAAACTGCTTAATCAAGGCGTAAATATCTGGAACAAATGGAGAGAATCCCATCCCGATATTCGTGGCGTTGATCTTAGTGAAATTCAGCTAGAGGATCTAGATCTGACGGGGATAGACCTGAGTATGGTTAATTTGCGTGGGGCAAAGTTGCATAACGTGAAGATGTCTTCTGCTAACTTGCGCGGTGCAGATTTAAGTATGGCAAATCTAAGAGGTATAGTGCTTAAGGGGGCAAACCTTAGTGCATCTCACCTTAGTATGGTTTGTCTTAGTGAAGCTGATCTTAGCCAAGCAAATCTAAGTGGCGCAGATCTACGGGGATCAAATCTGCGTTTAGCTAAACTCGATCTCGCTGATCTATCAACAACTAAGCTCAATATGTCTAGCTTGAATGGATCGAGCATGATCGGCGCAATTCTCATTGGGGCAAATTTAAGCCGAGCCGAATTAAGGGAAGCTAATCTTGCGGGAACTGATTTTAGTCGGGCTAATTTGAGTGAAGCTGATCTATCTCACAGTAATCTCAATGTCTCTACTCTGGTGGGTACAGATTTGATTGGCGCGACTTTGGTAGATATTGATCTTAGCGAGTCAAATTTGACGCGGGCAAATTTAATCGGTGCAAATCTTTATCGTGCTAACCTTTGTGGCTGCGATCTGATTGGAGCAGATCTTCGCGGGGCAAATTGTAGTGAAGCCTATTTTATTGGCGCTGATTTAAGTCGTGCAGATCTTAATCGAGCCGAGTTTACCAGTGCAAACCTCAGCAAAGCCAATTTTAGTGGTGCAAATACCGAAACAACTGATTTCCAAGATGCAATTTTGCCCGATGTTTGGTAA
- a CDS encoding UDP-glucose/GDP-mannose dehydrogenase family protein, which produces MRVCVIGTGYVGLVTGACLAYIGHDVICVDNNEEKVKLMKSGQSPIHEPGLPEVIAESIRQGKIEFTTDIAAGVNHGEILFIAVGTPSLADGRSDMRYVEAVARSIGESLTDGYRVIVNKSTVPIGSGDWVRMIVMDGMLGKSNIDQIQFDVVSNPEFLREGVAVFDTFNPDRIVVGSGSDRALKLMQELYAPIIDRSFAEDKTLPPVPVVVTDLNSAEMIKYAANAFLATKISFINEVANICDRVGADVREVAKGIGLDSRIGSKFLQAGIGWGGSCFGKDVSALIYTAEDYGYSTEILKACVRVNELQRTLVVEKLQQALKILKGKTIGLLGMTFKPDTDDMRDAPALTLIDQLNRLGARVKAYDPLVSQSGLRQGFTNVIVETDLERLADGCDAVVLVTDWQEFLAIDYSKMLTLMAHPVIIDARNFLDGKALKSLGYQYIGIGR; this is translated from the coding sequence ATGCGTGTTTGTGTAATTGGAACTGGTTATGTGGGTTTAGTCACAGGTGCTTGTCTCGCCTACATTGGTCATGATGTGATTTGCGTCGATAATAACGAGGAAAAAGTCAAGCTGATGAAGTCAGGACAATCGCCCATCCATGAGCCAGGATTGCCTGAAGTTATAGCTGAGTCAATTCGTCAAGGGAAAATCGAATTTACAACAGATATTGCGGCGGGTGTAAATCATGGTGAGATTCTATTCATTGCTGTGGGTACGCCATCTCTAGCTGATGGTCGCAGCGATATGCGCTATGTAGAGGCAGTTGCACGGAGTATTGGCGAAAGTCTTACCGATGGATATCGTGTGATCGTCAACAAGTCTACAGTGCCAATTGGGTCTGGCGACTGGGTACGCATGATTGTAATGGATGGAATGTTAGGCAAAAGTAATATCGATCAGATTCAGTTTGATGTGGTTAGTAACCCAGAGTTTCTACGCGAGGGTGTAGCCGTTTTTGATACGTTTAATCCCGATCGCATTGTGGTTGGCAGTGGCAGCGATCGTGCTCTTAAGCTCATGCAAGAGCTTTATGCACCAATTATTGATCGCTCTTTTGCTGAGGACAAGACTCTGCCACCAGTGCCTGTGGTAGTTACTGATTTAAACTCAGCCGAAATGATTAAGTATGCAGCAAATGCATTTCTGGCTACCAAGATTAGCTTTATTAATGAAGTTGCGAATATTTGCGATCGTGTTGGTGCAGATGTTAGAGAAGTTGCCAAGGGGATTGGTTTAGATTCGCGTATTGGCTCTAAGTTCTTGCAAGCTGGTATTGGCTGGGGCGGCTCCTGCTTTGGCAAAGATGTCTCGGCTCTAATCTACACCGCTGAGGACTATGGCTATTCCACAGAGATTTTGAAAGCTTGTGTACGGGTGAATGAATTACAGCGAACGCTAGTTGTTGAGAAGCTACAGCAAGCTCTAAAAATCCTCAAGGGTAAAACCATAGGTTTATTGGGAATGACCTTTAAGCCAGATACTGATGATATGCGTGACGCACCTGCGTTGACCTTAATCGATCAGCTCAATCGTTTGGGTGCAAGAGTTAAAGCCTATGATCCGCTAGTTTCTCAATCAGGATTGCGTCAAGGCTTCACGAATGTGATTGTGGAAACCGATCTAGAGCGATTAGCAGACGGTTGTGATGCAGTGGTATTGGTGACAGATTGGCAAGAGTTTCTCGCGATCGACTATTCTAAGATGCTGACTCTGATGGCACATCCTGTAATTATCGATGCTCGTAACTTCCTTGATGGCAAAGCCCTTAAGTCTCTGGGATATCAATATATTGGCATTGGGCGTTAA
- the ndk gene encoding nucleoside-diphosphate kinase, with translation MERTFLAVKPDGVQRHLVGEIIRRYETKGFKLVGLKLIHPTRELAEKHYAVHKERPFFAGLVDFITSGPVVAMVWEGDGVVASARKIIGATNPLTAEPGTIRGDYGANIGRNIIHGSDAIETAQTEIALWFNSEELVEWTPSMTSWIYE, from the coding sequence ATGGAACGTACTTTTTTGGCAGTTAAGCCCGATGGCGTACAACGTCACCTAGTCGGAGAAATTATTCGTCGTTATGAAACCAAAGGCTTTAAGCTCGTGGGACTCAAATTGATCCACCCAACCCGCGAACTAGCCGAAAAGCATTATGCAGTGCATAAAGAAAGACCCTTCTTTGCTGGACTAGTTGACTTTATTACTTCTGGTCCTGTTGTTGCAATGGTTTGGGAAGGCGATGGTGTAGTTGCCTCAGCCCGTAAAATCATTGGCGCAACCAATCCTCTTACTGCTGAGCCAGGTACAATTCGCGGTGACTATGGTGCAAATATCGGACGCAACATTATTCATGGCTCTGATGCGATCGAGACTGCTCAAACCGAGATTGCACTGTGGTTTAACTCAGAAGAACTAGTTGAATGGACTCCAAGTATGACTTCTTGGATTTACGAATAG
- a CDS encoding polysaccharide biosynthesis/export family protein has translation MHISQFNKLILLILIACTPLPAWAQTTTIEKPSAPASNSNLKPLGNLNGGTQTLNVSESQDTFRYTLGAGDNIKIEVFNVPELSGTQTIAPDGTINISLIGAVKLEGLGLDEANALLREKLNPFLVRNIVNISLISPRPLNIAIVGEVNRPGPRFLTYAGTTGLGSNAATLTRALESASGITSRADISNIQISRRDGTLGRRIIKVNLQNLLEKGDISQDVRILDGDSILVPPLSQASASQPRTVSNSTFSPDTFTIQVAIVGEVNRVGPQTLVYSRNGVVPTGLTGATTAAGTASGGGPVTLSRALQSANGVTEIADIRNVQISRLNDKGQRTIVKANLLDLITKADLSQDITLTDGDLITVPRLEKTNPTEYLQVAKATFSPTVITVQVVGEAVRPGPIQMRPNSSFTEAISFAGGLTNDADWRAVELYRVNPDGSIMRRNLIADLNLPLNEESNPGLRDRDVIVVRPSFGSSLLNSATRFLGNIVTPFSLVNNLFRR, from the coding sequence ATGCATATATCTCAGTTTAACAAATTAATTCTATTGATATTAATTGCCTGTACTCCATTACCTGCTTGGGCACAGACCACCACAATTGAAAAACCTTCAGCCCCAGCATCAAATTCTAACCTCAAGCCATTAGGCAATCTTAATGGTGGTACACAGACTTTAAATGTAAGTGAATCTCAAGATACATTTCGCTACACTCTTGGTGCAGGAGACAATATCAAGATCGAAGTTTTTAACGTACCAGAACTTTCAGGAACTCAAACGATCGCACCTGATGGAACGATCAATATTTCCTTAATCGGTGCAGTCAAGCTAGAAGGGTTAGGATTAGATGAAGCAAATGCTCTACTGCGAGAAAAACTTAACCCATTTCTTGTGAGGAATATTGTCAATATATCTTTAATTTCTCCTCGTCCGTTAAATATTGCGATCGTCGGCGAAGTGAATCGCCCAGGCCCACGTTTTTTGACTTATGCAGGAACAACAGGGTTGGGTAGCAATGCGGCAACATTAACAAGAGCATTGGAATCAGCTTCTGGGATCACTTCACGAGCCGATATCAGTAATATTCAAATTTCACGTCGTGATGGCACTCTCGGTCGCCGCATCATTAAGGTTAACCTCCAAAACCTGTTAGAAAAGGGCGATATTAGTCAGGATGTTCGCATTCTTGATGGAGATTCAATTCTTGTACCACCATTATCTCAAGCAAGTGCATCTCAACCTCGCACCGTCAGCAACTCAACTTTTTCCCCTGACACCTTTACTATTCAGGTAGCGATCGTTGGTGAGGTTAATCGGGTGGGGCCTCAAACTTTGGTTTACTCTAGGAATGGTGTTGTTCCCACTGGGCTTACAGGTGCGACCACTGCGGCTGGAACAGCATCAGGTGGAGGGCCAGTTACTCTAAGCCGAGCCTTACAATCAGCAAATGGAGTAACTGAAATTGCCGATATTCGCAATGTGCAGATTTCACGATTGAATGATAAGGGGCAGCGCACAATTGTTAAAGCGAATTTGCTGGATCTGATTACCAAAGCCGATCTCAGTCAAGATATCACTCTTACAGATGGCGACTTGATTACTGTACCCCGATTAGAGAAAACGAATCCAACAGAATATCTACAGGTCGCTAAAGCAACTTTTTCTCCTACAGTAATTACTGTGCAAGTAGTTGGCGAAGCTGTTCGTCCTGGACCGATACAAATGAGACCGAATAGTTCGTTTACCGAAGCAATTTCTTTTGCAGGTGGACTAACCAATGATGCAGATTGGCGAGCGGTTGAGCTTTATCGAGTCAATCCCGATGGCTCGATTATGCGACGCAATCTAATTGCTGATTTGAATCTTCCTTTAAATGAAGAATCTAACCCTGGCTTACGCGATCGCGATGTGATTGTAGTACGTCCATCCTTTGGTTCAAGCCTGCTTAATTCGGCTACGAGATTTCTTGGTAATATCGTTACGCCTTTCTCCTTAGTGAACAACCTTTTTAGAAGATAA
- the ppk2 gene encoding polyphosphate kinase 2, with protein sequence MAKKDNSNSKGSQDHLVMKPMQAKKTSKKKSKSDDFSIKSSKQIEMESPEGKKVDKEKAKSGGSLEKLSKAVYEKELNRLHIELVKLQEWVKHKKLKVVVLFEGRDAAGKGGTIKRITSCLNPRVCKVIALGTPSDREKTQWYFQRYAAHLPSAGEIVLFDRSWYNRAGVERVMNFCTHEEYVEFLRSCPEFECMLQRAGIILIKYWFSVSDEEQEKRFQERIENPLKRWKISPMDLEARAKWVEYSKAKDDMFNATDIKQSPWNVVSSDDKRRAHINCISHLLSQVPYEDLTPIKIELPPRQSEMDYVRPPMRLQNFVPNIPLSKNTDSSKEN encoded by the coding sequence ATGGCAAAAAAAGATAATAGCAACAGCAAAGGCTCTCAAGATCATCTGGTGATGAAACCGATGCAAGCTAAAAAGACGAGTAAGAAGAAGTCTAAATCTGATGATTTCTCAATCAAATCATCAAAGCAAATTGAAATGGAATCGCCCGAAGGCAAAAAAGTTGACAAAGAGAAGGCTAAGTCTGGTGGGTCACTAGAGAAGCTATCGAAGGCAGTTTATGAGAAAGAGCTTAACCGACTACATATTGAGCTGGTAAAACTACAGGAGTGGGTAAAACATAAAAAGCTAAAGGTGGTCGTTCTATTTGAAGGACGGGATGCAGCAGGCAAAGGTGGCACGATTAAGCGAATTACATCATGCTTGAATCCTCGTGTTTGTAAAGTCATAGCCTTGGGAACACCTTCTGATCGCGAAAAAACCCAGTGGTACTTTCAACGGTATGCCGCCCATCTTCCTTCTGCTGGTGAGATTGTGCTATTTGACCGTAGTTGGTACAACCGTGCTGGAGTAGAGCGCGTCATGAATTTCTGCACCCACGAAGAGTATGTTGAATTCTTACGTTCTTGTCCTGAGTTTGAATGTATGCTACAACGGGCAGGAATTATTCTCATCAAGTATTGGTTCTCTGTCAGTGACGAAGAACAAGAAAAGAGATTTCAAGAACGGATTGAGAATCCGCTTAAGCGTTGGAAAATCAGTCCAATGGATTTGGAAGCAAGAGCCAAGTGGGTAGAATATTCTAAGGCGAAGGATGATATGTTCAATGCCACTGATATCAAGCAATCTCCTTGGAATGTGGTTAGTTCTGATGATAAACGGCGGGCGCACATCAACTGCATTTCCCATCTATTGAGTCAAGTTCCTTATGAGGACTTAACTCCTATAAAGATTGAGCTTCCTCCTCGCCAAAGTGAGATGGATTATGTAAGGCCACCGATGCGACTTCAGAATTTTGTTCCTAATATTCCTCTTTCTAAAAACACAGATAGTTCCAAAGAAAATTAA
- the ribE gene encoding riboflavin synthase, which translates to MFTGLVQTIGIIEQRDRDRLVIHCPDLVANIAIGDSVAVNGVCLTATYISDTNFVADVSPETLGRTNFGDRKLKYVNLETALAVGDKIGGHFVSGHIDGMGKLSDRALIGNSWELSFEAIPEVARYIVFKGSIAINGISLTISYCNDSGTNFRVAVIPHTYDKTTLKDLDIGSSVHLEGDLLGKYVEKFLKVGNNPNFNHNISLITPEFLVENGW; encoded by the coding sequence ATGTTTACAGGACTTGTTCAAACTATCGGAATTATTGAGCAACGCGATCGCGATCGCCTTGTGATTCATTGTCCAGATCTCGTTGCCAATATTGCGATCGGCGATAGTGTCGCTGTGAATGGGGTATGTCTTACCGCAACTTATATCTCTGATACTAATTTTGTGGCTGATGTTTCGCCTGAAACCCTTGGACGTACTAATTTTGGCGATCGCAAATTAAAGTATGTCAATCTCGAAACTGCTCTAGCCGTTGGTGATAAAATCGGTGGTCATTTTGTCTCAGGACATATTGATGGCATGGGCAAATTAAGCGATCGCGCTCTCATTGGTAACTCGTGGGAGCTAAGCTTTGAAGCTATTCCTGAAGTTGCACGTTACATAGTATTTAAAGGTAGTATTGCAATTAACGGCATTAGCCTCACCATTTCCTATTGCAACGACTCAGGTACAAATTTTCGAGTTGCTGTAATTCCACATACATACGACAAAACTACTTTAAAAGATCTTGATATTGGTAGTTCAGTTCATCTAGAAGGTGATTTGCTTGGTAAATATGTAGAGAAATTTCTCAAGGTTGGTAATAATCCTAATTTTAATCACAATATTTCTTTAATCACTCCAGAATTTCTCGTTGAAAATGGTTGGTAG